The Leisingera daeponensis DSM 23529 genome includes the window GCCGCCAGCCGCCGCCCGTCGGAATTGTCGGGCGGCATGCGCCAGCGGGTGAATGTGGCCCGCGCGCTGGCGATGGACCCGGAGATGCTCTTGCTGGATGAGCCGCTGTCGGCCCTGGATGCGCTGACCCGCGCCAATCTGGCGGAGGAGATCGAGATGATCTGGGAGGCGGACAAGAAGACCTGCGTGCTGATCACCAATGACGTGGACGAGGCGATCCTGCTGGCCGACCGCATCATCGCCCTGAACCCGGACGGCAGCCTGGGGGAGGAGTTCCAAGTCACCATTCCCCGCCCGCGCGACCGCTCCGCCATGAACACGGACGAGACCTTCAAGCGCTTGCGGGCGGAGGTCACTTCCTACCTGATGGACGTGGGGATCAAGGGCAGGATCGAAGGCTCGAAGATCCTGCCGAATGTGACCCCGATCCACGGTCTGCCTGCCGCCGTGGCCGAAGCCTCGAAGTCGCTGACCGAGGAGCGGTTCCTGGATTTCTCGCAGCTGCACAAGATCTACCCGACACCCAAAGGGCCGCTGACCGTGGTCGAGGATTTCAACCTCAAGATCAACAAGGGCGAGTTCATCTCGCTGATTGGACATTCGGGCTGCGGCAAGTCCACGGTGCTGACCATGGCGGCCGGGCTGAACCCGATCTCCAAGGGGGCGATCAAGCTGGACCGCCGCCACGTCGAGGGCGCCGACCCGGAGCGCGCGGTGGTGTTCCAGTCGCCCAACCTGTTTCCCTGGCTGACCGCCCGCGAAAACTGCGCCATCGGAGTCGACAAGGTCTATCCCAAGGCCTCCCAGGCGGAACGGCAGGACGTGGTCGAGTACTACCTGGAGCGCGTCGGCCTGGCGGATGCGATGGACAAGCCCGCGCATGCCATGTCGAACGGCATGCAGCAGCGGGTCGGCATTGCCCGCGCCTTTGCGCTTTCGCCCAAGCTGCTGCTGCTGGATGAGCCCTTCGGCATGCTCGACAGCCTTACCCGCTGGGAGTTGCAGGAGGTGCTGATGGAGGTCTGGAGCCGCACCAAGGTGACCGCCATCTGCGTGACACATGACGTGGACGAGGCAATCCTGCTGGCGGACCGGGTGGTGATGATGACCAACGGCCCGCAGGCCACCATCGGCAAGATCACCGACGTGGACCTGCCGCGCCCGCGCACCCGCAAGGCGCTGCTAGAGCATCCTGAATATTACAGCTACCGGCAGGAGGTGCTCGATTTTCTCGAAGAATACGAGCACGGGGCCAAACCCGCCCCCAAACCGGCCGAGAGCCAGATTGCAGCGGAGTGAGACCATGACCCAGAAACTCGTCATCATCGGGGCCGGCATGGCCTCCGGCCGGGTGATCGAGCATCTGCTCGACGCGGACCCCGGCGCCTATGACATTACCCTGTTCAACGCCGAGCCGCGCGGCAATTACAATCGCATCATGCTGAGCCCGGTGCTGTCGGGTGAAAAGACCTATGAGGAGATCGTCACGCACGGCGATGACTGGTACGCGGAGCGCGGCATCACTTGCCGCTTCGGTGAGCACGTGGTGAAGATCGACCCCGAGATGAAAGTGGTCGAGGGCGAAAACGGCCATGTGCCTTATGACAAGCTGGTGATCGCCACCGGCTCCGCCCCCTTTATCATCCCGGTGCCGGGACACGACCTGCCGGGGGTGATTTCCTACCGCGACCTGGACGACACCAACGCGATGATCGAGGCCGCCGCCAAGGGCGGAAAGGCGGTGGTGATCGGCGGCGGGCTGCTGGGGCTGGAGGCGGCCGCAGGGCTCAAGGAGCGCGGCATGGACGTGACCGTGCTGCACCTGACGGGCCACCTGATGGAGCGCCAGCTCGACGAGGCCGCGGGATATCTGCTGCGCAAGGATCTGGAGGCGCGCGGCATCACCGTGAAGACCCGGGCCTCGACCAAGGCGATCCTGGGCGAGGACCGCGCCCAGGCGG containing:
- a CDS encoding ABC transporter ATP-binding protein, translated to MSILEFNNVSKSFGEGTSRTHVLKNISLSVQEGEFLVLLGFSGTGKTTLINLMAGLERPSQGTVSYRGREITSPGPERGVVFQSYSLMPWLTVSGNVALAVDTVFPGLPKAEKQAKVDHYVKMVGLSHAASRRPSELSGGMRQRVNVARALAMDPEMLLLDEPLSALDALTRANLAEEIEMIWEADKKTCVLITNDVDEAILLADRIIALNPDGSLGEEFQVTIPRPRDRSAMNTDETFKRLRAEVTSYLMDVGIKGRIEGSKILPNVTPIHGLPAAVAEASKSLTEERFLDFSQLHKIYPTPKGPLTVVEDFNLKINKGEFISLIGHSGCGKSTVLTMAAGLNPISKGAIKLDRRHVEGADPERAVVFQSPNLFPWLTARENCAIGVDKVYPKASQAERQDVVEYYLERVGLADAMDKPAHAMSNGMQQRVGIARAFALSPKLLLLDEPFGMLDSLTRWELQEVLMEVWSRTKVTAICVTHDVDEAILLADRVVMMTNGPQATIGKITDVDLPRPRTRKALLEHPEYYSYRQEVLDFLEEYEHGAKPAPKPAESQIAAE